The following are encoded together in the Salvia hispanica cultivar TCC Black 2014 chromosome 6, UniMelb_Shisp_WGS_1.0, whole genome shotgun sequence genome:
- the LOC125195208 gene encoding uncharacterized protein LOC125195208 — MRLIPENLIGGRWLKSPLVKAVHVVRFEDVATHVFVDEKKNAQAILLGEMLGLYQAVSVNIDQIHELTSIVREARQQIFAGGVVTSTAQKKKLIEEFYGAEAPQEVDVQPPDVVSTKGSGSRLPSRVEKALKIKSKPLRQCKKCQEWGHHDSRNCDKFKEKEKRRSRRNSEV, encoded by the coding sequence ATGCGCTTGATTCCGGAGAATCTGATTGGAGGTCGATGGTTGAAATCACCTCTAGTTAAGGCTGTGCATGTTGTCCGATTCGAAGATGTAGCAACGCATGTTTTTGTTGATGAGAAGAAAAATGCGCAAGCAATTTTATTGGGAGAAATGTTGGGTTTGTACCAGGCTGTATCTGTCAATATTGATCAAATTCATGAGCTGACATCTATAGTTCGTGAAGCAAGACAACAGATTTTCGCCGGCGGAGTAGTGACATCTACAGCACAGAAGAAGAAGCTAATTGAAGAATTTTATGGGGCAGAGGCACCCCAGGAAGTAGATGTTCAACCACCTGATGTCGTCAGCACGAAGGGATCTGGTAGTAGACTCCCGTCAAGAGTGGAGAAGGCTTTGAAGATTAAGAGCAAGCCTTTGCGTCAATGCAAGAAATGTCAGGAGTGGGGTCACCACGATTCAAGGAATTGCGACAAAttcaaagagaaagaaaaacgACGCTCAAGAAGAAATTCTGAAGTTTGA
- the LOC125192890 gene encoding uncharacterized protein LOC125192890, with the protein MVETRSSGNSPHDGKVYQQNTGKQKAPPKPKEWKANSEATTGGMEPASTVVTVEKDAVPPPNVIAEGEKIKGTGVAATISGKDALIGDANTTTNGKEVEANVMNAAKGYKFTFFCCTL; encoded by the exons ATGGTGGAAACAAGATCTTCAGGAAACTCGCCTCATGACGGAAAAG TCTATCAACAGAATACTGGGAAGCAGAAGGCACCCCCAAAACCTAAGGAATGGAAAG CGAATTCAGAAGCAACTACCGGAGGGATGGAACCGGCATCTACTGTAGTCACTGTTGAAAAAG ATGCAGTACCACCTCCAAATGTCATTgctgaaggagaaaaaattaaagggACGGGTGTAGCTGCTACCATTTCTGGAAAAG ATGCGTTGATAGGGGATGCAAACACAACTACAAATGGGAAAGAAGTGGAAGCAAACGTAATGAATGCTGCAAAGGGttataaatttacatttttttgttgcacactttga
- the LOC125192506 gene encoding uncharacterized protein LOC125192506, giving the protein MWIAFSTKKLLVSRVFPTVYGWTSEKLRQREKMELESSDTIGSGSVVERGDPEKLPRPSMLVVFEAEESEPKEQLETAMEAFADASDDAVRGLENLVRSMDDLTDIIKNFEAMKLAASTACNMMGIIPEVEVGEEETVASMKTALAKDKLNAPELIEVVQRMIKITAQLNKLTDQGPSFELHPSFVVDNVS; this is encoded by the coding sequence ATGTGGATCGCGTTTTCCACAAAAAAACTGCTAGTGTCACGCGTTTTCCCAACCGTTTATGGTTGGACAAGCGAAAAGCTCAGGCAGAGGGAGAAGATGGAGCTTGAGTCCAGTGATACTATCGGGAGCGGAAGTGTGGTAGAAAGAGGTGACCCTGAAAAGCTGCCTCGGCCATCAATGCTAGTTGTCTTTGAAGCAGAAGAGTCGGAGCCAAAGGAGCAGTTGGAAACCGCGATGGAGGCGTTCGCAGATGCAAGTGACGATGCAGTGCGGGGACTGGAGAATTTGGTGAGAAGTATGGATGATTTAACTGATATAATCAAGAACTTTGAAGCGATGAAGCTTGCTGCATCAACTGCCTGCAATATGATGGGGATAATTCCTGAAGTGGAGGTGGGCGAGGAGGAAACGGTTGCGTCCATGAAGACAGCTTTGGCAAAGGACAAGCTGAATGCACCAGAGCTTATAGAGGTTGTGCAACGCATGATCAAAATTACAGCACAGCTGAACAAGCTTACAGACCAAGGGCCATCGTTTGAACTCCATCCGTCTTTTGTAGTAGATAATGTAAGTTGA